The window ACTGCAACGCGATGTCCGGCAATCAGCGGTGTTGTTCGATGTTTCGGTGGTTATCCCTGTTTGGGGCAGGTGTCGTAGTAAGGAAAAAGCGGAACTCTCGCAGAGACGCCATGGCGCAGAGAAATCTGATATTGCGTATTCTCAGCGTCGCTCTGCGTCTCTGCGAGAGCCGTCCATTGGTAGGCCGGACATAGCAACGCGGTGTCCGGCAATCGGCGGTGTTGTTCGGTGTTTCGGTGGTTATCCCTGTTTGAGGCAGGTGTCGTAGAAGGAAAAAGCGGATCTCTCGCAGAGACGCCACGGCGCAGAGAAACTACTATCGTTTATTCTCTGCGACCTCTGCGTCTCTGCGAGAGTCTTATAGCCGGGTAGAATGCCTTCTGTGCATCATCATCTCGACCCGGAATAGATGTTCAGAACGCCGCGTCAAAGCCGACCAGGAAATAGTTTTCGTTGGTCAGGTGGCCGGTCCAGTAGGTGCCGGTTTTGGCTACATCACTTTGCAGATCGGCATTGAACTCGATCACGCCCTTGACGTTGCGCATGAAATAATAGGAGGCCGTATAGGTCACCGTCTCCATGGCGATACCTTCATAGATGGTATCGGTGTTTTCCAGATCCCCGGCGTCGGCGTAGTTATACAGCAGTGAATGGGCCCAGCGCGGACTGTGGATGTAATCGATTCCGACAAAGCCGCCGAACCATTCGTAGTTTTGGCCGGCATTGATGAAGCCGTCCCACTCGTTCCACAGGGCCTGGGCGAACCAGTAGGTCTTGTTGCCGAGCTTGCCGTTGAAATCGAGGCCGACGATGTTCTTGTCGGTCTGACGATTGCCGCTACCGGTACCGGCGGGATTGTTTCCATCGGTAATTGCATTTTTTTGCTGGCCGCTGTAACCGAACAGCCCGGCGGCGACCGGTCCGATATCCCCGCCGATGCGGCCGAACACCGCTTTGGACGTATCGTTGTCGAACAGATGGTCCGAGCGCTGATACCCGGGGCTGTTGATGGTGAGGTTCTCCTTGATGCCGTTGCCGTTGACCAGGCCGACGGCCAGATCCAGTGGCCCGGCGGTGGTGTCGAAGATGACACCGCGATCATAGGTGATGCCGGCCATGCGATAGGCCATGTAGTCCTGGAAGGTCAGGCGGGTCTCGCGCGGGAACATCAGATCCGAGACCTGGAACTGGCCGAGCATCATGCCCACATCCGTGCCGAACAGGGCATCGTGGGAGAACCAGGCATCCTCGACGATGGTCTCGCCGTTGCCGCCCTTCTCGGCGAAGATCGCGTAAAAGTAATAGGTAATGTGTTCCGACAACGGGGCGCTGGAGAGCATCTTGATCAGATAGGGCGACTGAAAATCACTGTCGACTTCCGTGGATTCCCCGGTGGTCAGGTCGGTGATCGCCTCGGCATCGCGCGCCTGGGCAAAGGCCTGGGCGCGAAACGCTATCGGCGGGGTCTTGGCCAGGGCCAGCATGTCGTCGCCGGTGGCCACGGTGTTGTCCTTCCAGTTGGGCAGGCGGAAGTTGGAGGCAGCAAAGCTTTCCCCGAACGCGTTCAGCTTGGGAAAGGCGGCGTGACAGGTGGCGCAGGACATTTTGTAGTCGCGGGCGAAGGCCGGCATGGCGTTCGCCTCGGGCAGCAGCAGGATCAGCAGCAGCAAACTGCTGAACAGGGTGTGCAGATGAAAGCGTTTGAGCATGGTTGTTCTCCCCGTTGCAATGGCAAGTTGTTTTTGAACCGGCCCGGTGTAACCCGCGGGTTACGGTAAGCCCGGCCGGATCGGTTGTTTATCAGGACATTCTAGCGGACTTTTCTGAAATGAAACTGAATCGGGAACCAGTGGCATAGATTTAACAAACGTTCACAATCGCCGCCTGTTACCGGGGCATCGGGCGCACTACGCTGAGAGTGTCTGACCCCGCTTAACCCAGAGCGGGATTCAAGGCCCGGTCCCCAATGCCGGGCGAACTTGACCCCGGAATGACGCAATTCCCCACATCCCAACCCCTATTCCGGGGTTTTTTTTTGCTGCCCTTGATCCGGCTCAAGGTCGAGCCAGCGGTTGACCACGTTTAATGCCTCCTCGAGCCCCTGTTTTTTGGTGGCGGAGAACAGTTGTGCGCTGGCCTGGGGATAATCGGCCAGCTGTTTGCGCACCGCCAGCAGGGTGTTTTGTGCCGGCCCCCGCTTGAGCTTGTCGGCCTTGGTCAACAGGATGTGGGCCGGCAGGTCGGCGTGGCGGCAGAATTCGAGCATTTGCCAGTCGTAGTCGGTCAGCGGGTGACGAATATCCATCAGCAGGATCAGGCCGGCCAGGGACTGGCGTTGCTGCAGATAGACCGCCATGGCCTCGCCCCACTCGCGCTGCACGGCCTCGGGCACCCGGGCAAAACCGTAGCCGGGCAGATCCACCAGCCGGCGCCGCTCGTCCAGGGCGAAGAAGACCAGGTGCTGGGTGCGCCCGGGCGTCTTGCTGGTGCGGGCCAGGGCCTTGCGCCCGGTCAGAGCATTGAGCGCGCTGGATTTGCCGGCGTTCGAGCGCCCCGCGAAGGCGACTTCGACGCCTGTATCCGCCGGCGCCTGCTGCGGCCGGGGCACGCTGAGCAGGAAGTGGATGGCGGCGTAGGGTCGGCGTAACTGGTCGAATCGGGTACTCACGGCGCCTCGGTAGTGGGTTTCGGCGTGGCTCTGGGGTATAATGGGTCGTCTTGACCGGATATTGAGCAGCTGATATACAGACTGCCGCTTCGTGTGCACAGATTCTAGCATGACGAACCTGGGGACGGCGTCATGGTCGAAAGTTTTATACCATCAACATCGATTGGAGTTAGGAGTAGACTAATGAAAAAAGCAATCACCGGTACTGTCGTATCTCTGGCCATGCTGGGTCTGGCTTCCGTTGCCTCGGCGGCTGAAGGTCAACAAACCTATCAGCAGGCCTGCTTCGCCTGTCATGGCACCGGCGCCGCCGGCGCACCGAAGCTGGAAAAGAGCGCCTGGGCGGATCGTCTGTCCAAGGGGAAAGAGACCCTGTATAACCATGCTCTTAATGGTTTCAATGCCATGCCGGCCAAGGGCGGCCGCGCGGATCTGAGCGATGCGGACGTCAAGGCCGCGGTCGATTACATGCTCTCCGAGGTCCAGTAAGCGTCCGAACAGTTTGTCAAACATCGCAAGGTTGGTTTAATCACAAATGAAGTATTCAACGTTAGTCAGTTTTCTCTCGGTAGTCCTGTTTGTACCGGCGTTTGCCTCCACGGCCCAGGCGGCCGGCGATGCCAAAGCCGGTGAAGCCAAGGTCGCAGCCTGTGTCGCCTGCCACGGCGAAAAAGGTAACAGTGCGGTTGCCAATTTTCCCAAGCTGGCGGGTCAGCATGCCGGCTATGTTGCCAAGCAGCTGGCGGATTTCAAACGGGGTGAGACCCGTTCCGATCCGCTGATGGCCGGTCAGGTTGCCGGTTTGAGCGAGCAGGACATGGCGGACATTGGCGCCTACTATGCCAAACAGTCTCCCAGCATGGGTCAGGCCGATGAAGAACTGGCGGCGTTTGGTGAGAAACTCTACCGGGGCGGTAATCCTGAAAAGGGCCTGACGGCCTGTATCGCCTGCCATGGTCCGACCGGGGCCGGGAATCCGGCAGCGAATTTCCCGCTGTTGAGCGGCCAGCATACCGATTATCTGGTCAAGGCCCTCAAGGATTTTCGTGACGGCAAGCGGACCAACGATATGAATGGCATGATGCGGGATATCGCCCGCAAGATGAACGATCGGGAAATCAAGGCGGTTTCGTCTTATATTTCCGGTTTGCACTGATGGCCGGTTACTGATTGTTCCGACAAACGAAGCAAGATAAAAAAGGGCGGATCTCCGCCCTTTTTTGCGCCTGAAAGTCGACTTTTTATCCGCAGCGAAGGAACTTTGTATCGCTCGAAGCAGACTTAAGAGAGTGACAGGGCGCACCGGGACGACCCGCCTCGGTGCCGGACAAAATAACCATAATAGTTTACAGATAAAAACGCAGATAACTCCTGCCCGGTACAACACCAGAATATAAACCGCGTCCCGCGGGGCGAGGTTAAATTTATCCCGGGGTGTGATAGCGTAGCGCACCGGATTGGCGATGAGATTGGCGAGCAAGCGTGAGTAAATCCCGACAACAAAAACCGGCCGCCTGGCTGGAATTCCTCGGTTCCATGAACCTGGCGATCACCATGCTGGTCGTAATCGCCGTGGCGTCGGTGATCGGCACGGTTTTGCAGCAGAACCAGCCTTACCAGGATTACATCATCAAGTTCGGGCCCTACTGGCACGAGATCTTCAAGGTGCTGGATCTGTACGACGTCTATGGGGCCGTCTGGTTTTTGCTGCTGCTCGGGTTTTTGCTGTTAAGCACCAGTGTCTGTGTTTATCGCAACGGGCCGGGCATGTTGCGCGATATGGGCCATTATCGCCTGAGCATGAAAGAAAAGTCCCTGCGGGTCATGCGCAATTTTCGCGAATGGACTCTGGGCGACTCCCCGCAGCAGGTCGAGCAGACCTTCACGCAATATTTTAATAACAAGGGTTACCGTGCCCGACGCAAGGAAAGCGAAGGCGTTACCGTCCTGGCCCTGATGAAGGGGCAGATGAACCGGCTGGGCTATCTGTTCACCCATGTCGGTATCGTGGTGATCTGTGTCGGTGGTCTGATGGACGGTAACCTTGGCCTGTCGATTAAAGAATGGCTGGGCGAGATCAAGATCGAAAAACGGGATATCGCCGCCAAGGAAGTGCCGCCCGTCAGCCGGCTGAGCCCGGCTGAGAACTGGTCGTTTCGCGGCAACATCACGTTGCCGGAAGACAGTGTCAGCAATATGGTATTTCTGAATATCCGTGATGGCTATCTGGTTCAGGAGCTGCCATTTGCCGTCGAGCTCAAGGAATTTCGGGTCAAATATTATGATTCCGGTCAGCCCAAGTCCTTTGAAAGCGATCTGGTGATTCATGACAATCAGCTCGAAGCGCCGAGGGAAGAGACCATCGCGGTGAATCATCCACTGATCTATCGTGGCTATGCTATCTATCAGGCCAGCTTCTCCGATGGCGGCACAAAGATGCAGCTCAAGGCGTGGCCGCTGTTTGACAGCAACCCGCAACCGATCGAACTGGATGGCAAGGTCGCGGCCAAACGCCAGATCGAAACGCCGGATGGCGTGATGACCATTGAGTTTGAGGATTTCAAGGAATTCAATGTGTTCCCCGCCGATGAGGAGCTGGCAGTGGCGCCCAACGAAGAATTTGATCAGAGCGAGATGGTGCGCGGCGGTACCATGGGCCAGAGCGGCAAGAAGTTCACCAATTACGGCCCCAGTTTTACCTTCCGGCTGCGGCAGCCCAACGGCGAGGCGCGTGAATTCGTCAATTACATGGTCCCGGTACGTCAGGAAGGACGTTATTTCTTTTTAAGTGGCATGCGTGAAAGCCAGGCCGAGCCATTCCGCTATCTGCATATCCCCGCCGATGACAAGATGTCCGTGGATCGCTTCATGCGTCTTCATGCCTGGTTAAATGACAAGGATCGTGTGCGTCGGATTGCCGAACAAAGCGCCCGTCAGGCGATGTCCGAAGCGAACATGCAGGATAAGGAGATGTTGCAAAATATCGTGACCTCCATGGTTCGACTGACCAGTGAATTCAACCGGGGCGGTTATCAGGCGATCGATCGGCGCATTCAGCAAACCGTACCGGAAGAGCAGCAGATGAAAGTCGCGGAGACCTATCTGAAAATTCTCAATACCGTGCTGGAAAACCTGTACTGGGAACTGTTGCAGGCGGAAGACGTTGCCCTCGAACAGGGTATCAGCACCGAACAGGGGCGCTGGTTCGAGGATGCAGTCAATGCCCTGGCATCCATGGGGCCATACAGCTCGCCGTTTTATCTGCAGATGACTAACTTTGATCTGCGTCAGGCCTCGGGCCTGCAGATTACCCGTTCCCCGGGGAAAAATGTGGTTTATCTGGGCTGTGTGATGTTGATTATCGGGGTGTTCATGATGTTCTATATCACTCATCAGCGCCTGTGGGTGATGATTCGCCCGGAAGGCGAGGGCAGCCGTGTTATGCTGGCGGGGATGGGCAACCGTAATCAAAATGATTTCAGCAAGGTGTTTGATGGACTCGCCGATGAACTGGATCGGCATTATGCATCACGTCAATAACGACAGACAGGTGACAGACTATGGCGGTAACCAAGGAACAATTTAACCAGGACTTCGGCAAGGAGTCCTTTATCAAACAGCTGAGCCTGTTTGACTGGATCTGGGCGGCGG of the Thiohalophilus sp. genome contains:
- a CDS encoding c-type cytochrome; the protein is MKYSTLVSFLSVVLFVPAFASTAQAAGDAKAGEAKVAACVACHGEKGNSAVANFPKLAGQHAGYVAKQLADFKRGETRSDPLMAGQVAGLSEQDMADIGAYYAKQSPSMGQADEELAAFGEKLYRGGNPEKGLTACIACHGPTGAGNPAANFPLLSGQHTDYLVKALKDFRDGKRTNDMNGMMRDIARKMNDREIKAVSSYISGLH
- the yihA gene encoding ribosome biogenesis GTP-binding protein YihA/YsxC; protein product: MSTRFDQLRRPYAAIHFLLSVPRPQQAPADTGVEVAFAGRSNAGKSSALNALTGRKALARTSKTPGRTQHLVFFALDERRRLVDLPGYGFARVPEAVQREWGEAMAVYLQQRQSLAGLILLMDIRHPLTDYDWQMLEFCRHADLPAHILLTKADKLKRGPAQNTLLAVRKQLADYPQASAQLFSATKKQGLEEALNVVNRWLDLEPDQGQQKKTPE
- a CDS encoding c-type cytochrome; amino-acid sequence: MKKAITGTVVSLAMLGLASVASAAEGQQTYQQACFACHGTGAAGAPKLEKSAWADRLSKGKETLYNHALNGFNAMPAKGGRADLSDADVKAAVDYMLSEVQ
- a CDS encoding cytochrome c biogenesis protein ResB encodes the protein MSKSRQQKPAAWLEFLGSMNLAITMLVVIAVASVIGTVLQQNQPYQDYIIKFGPYWHEIFKVLDLYDVYGAVWFLLLLGFLLLSTSVCVYRNGPGMLRDMGHYRLSMKEKSLRVMRNFREWTLGDSPQQVEQTFTQYFNNKGYRARRKESEGVTVLALMKGQMNRLGYLFTHVGIVVICVGGLMDGNLGLSIKEWLGEIKIEKRDIAAKEVPPVSRLSPAENWSFRGNITLPEDSVSNMVFLNIRDGYLVQELPFAVELKEFRVKYYDSGQPKSFESDLVIHDNQLEAPREETIAVNHPLIYRGYAIYQASFSDGGTKMQLKAWPLFDSNPQPIELDGKVAAKRQIETPDGVMTIEFEDFKEFNVFPADEELAVAPNEEFDQSEMVRGGTMGQSGKKFTNYGPSFTFRLRQPNGEAREFVNYMVPVRQEGRYFFLSGMRESQAEPFRYLHIPADDKMSVDRFMRLHAWLNDKDRVRRIAEQSARQAMSEANMQDKEMLQNIVTSMVRLTSEFNRGGYQAIDRRIQQTVPEEQQMKVAETYLKILNTVLENLYWELLQAEDVALEQGISTEQGRWFEDAVNALASMGPYSSPFYLQMTNFDLRQASGLQITRSPGKNVVYLGCVMLIIGVFMMFYITHQRLWVMIRPEGEGSRVMLAGMGNRNQNDFSKVFDGLADELDRHYASRQ